A part of Bubalus bubalis isolate 160015118507 breed Murrah chromosome 6, NDDB_SH_1, whole genome shotgun sequence genomic DNA contains:
- the LOC102393022 gene encoding cornulin, which yields MPQLLRNINGIIEAFRRYARMEGDCAVLERGELKRLLEKEFADVIVKPHDPATVDEVLRLLDEDDTGTVEFKEFLVLVFKVAQACFETLSEGPEGACGSQESGRGAPAATQEPGAGQRSSTAVGRPGNRQGPTGSSDSQSEQPSRGPGGPGPQTQGQDISSAQVSHQDRQSESQRQEGVSQSTQARGHVEQAQRMQEDKSPQTRERGTERQPQASNQDRAHQTSETVTGTTTQTGTSATQAVEQDRSHQTGSASTQPGESTGGTETHSQDGRQTSQVVTGGHIQAETRPQTQIHTHTTEQDRSHQTGSTSTQPRESTGGTEAHSQGGRQTSQGVTGGHIQAETRPQTQTHTHTMEQDRSHQTGSTSTQPQESTGGTETHSQTSQVVTGGYIQAETTPQTQIHTHTTEQDRSHQTGSTSTQPRESTGGTEAHSQGGRQTSQVVTGGHIQTQTRSQTQTVEQNRSQQTGSTSTQPQESTRGTETHSQTSQVVTGGYIQAETRSQTQTHTHTTEQDRSHQTGSASTQPRESTRGTEAHSQGGRQTSQGVTGHIQAETRPQTQTHIRTTEQDRGHQTGSVSTQPQESTRGQARGTETHSQDRYQTRQVVTGGHIQTQPGSQTQTHTQTRELDRSHQRGNTSIQSQESIRGTEAHSQDGSQSRQVVTGGHIQTQGGGPQAVEQDRGQITRHTGAGEQGQPQRQSGSSQRQTQVSNCEAGETVLGGQAQTGASTVTGRQDRSSTHPPSSATGGQGERDPTVVHQEWVDDHTRETVIRRQDQGSLHASVPSAQGRDAAPPDGKRGLTARGLYSYFKSSKP from the exons ATGCCGCAGTTACTGCGAAACATTAATGGGATCATCGAAGCCTTCAGGCGCTATGCCAGGATGGAGGGCGATTGTGCAGTGTTGGAAAGAGGGGAGCTCAAAAGGCTCCTGGAGAAAGAGTTCGCTGATGTCATCGTG AAACCCCATGATCCGGCCACTGTGGATGAAGTCCTGCGCCTGCTGGACGAAGATGACACAGGGACAGTGGAATTCAAGGAATTCTTGGTCTTAGTGTTCAAAGTCGCCCAGGCCTGTTTCGAGACACTGAGTGAGGGTCCTGAGGGAGCATGTGGATCTCAGGAGTCTGGCCGTGGTGCCCCTGCAGCCACCCAAGAGCCAGGGGCAGGACAGAGAAGCAGCACTGCAGTGGGAAGGCCTGGGAACAGACAAGGCCCAACAGGGAGCAGCGACTCACAGAGTGAGCAGCCTTCCAGGGGGCCAGGAGGGCCTGGGCCTCAGACCCAGGGTCAGGACATCAGCTCTGCTCAGGTCAGTCACCAAGACAGGCAGTCTGAGTCCCAGAGACAGGAGGGAGTGAGCCAGTCTACACAAGCAAGGGGCCACGTGGAGCAGGCCCAGAGAATGCAAGAAGACAAGAGTCCTCAGACCAGAGAGAGGGGGACAGAGAGACAGCCGCAGGCCAGCAACCAGGACAGAGCCCACCAGACAAGTGAGACCGTCACTGGAACCACAACTCAGACCGGGACAAGTGCCACTCAGGCCGTGGAGCAGGACAGGAGCCATCAGACAGGAAGCGCCAGCACCCAGCCAGGGGAGTCCACCGGAGGGACTGAGACCCACAGTCAAGATGGGAGGCAGACAAGCCAAGTGGTGACAGGAGGACACATTCAGGCAGAGACAAGGCCACAAACCCAGATACACACTCATACCACGGAGCAGGACAGGAGCCATCAGACAGGAAGCACCAGCACCCAGCCACGGGAGTCCACCGGAGGGACTGAGGCCCACAGTCAAGGTGGGAGGCAGACAAGCCAAGGGGTGACAGGAGGACACATTCAGGCAGAGACAAGGCCACAAACCCAGACACACACTCATACCATGGAGCAGGACAGGAGCCATCAGACAGGAAGCACCAGCACCCAGCCACAGGAGTCCACCGGAGGGACTGAGACCCACAGTCAGACAAGCCAAGTGGTGACAGGAGGATACATTCAGGCAGAGACAACGCCACAAACCCAGATACACACTCATACCACGGAGCAGGACAGGAGCCATCAGACAGGAAGCACCAGCACCCAGCCACGGGAGTCCACTGGAGGGACTGAGGCCCACAGTCAAGGTGGGAGGCAGACAAGCCAAGTGGTGACAGGAGGACACATTCAGACACAGACAAGGTCACAAACCCAGacagtggaacaaaataggagCCAGCAGACTGGAAGCACCAGCACCCAGCCACAGGAGTCCACCAGAGGGACTGAGACCCACAGTCAGACAAGCCAAGTGGTGACAGGAGGATACATTCAGGCAGAGACAAGGTCACAAACCCAGACACACACTCATACCACGGAGCAGGACAGGAGTCATCAGACAGGAAGTGCCAGCACCCAGCCACGGGAGTCCACCAGAGGGACTGAGGCCCACAGTCAAGGTGGGAGGCAGACAAGCCAAGGGGTGACAGGACACATTCAGGCAGAGACAAGGCCACAAACCCAGACACACATTCGTACCACAGAGCAGGACAGGGGCCATCAGACAGGAAGTGTCAGCACACAACCACAGGAGTCCACCCGTGGCCAGGCCAGAGGGACTGAGACTCACAGTCAAGACAGGTATCAGACAAGGCAGGTTGTGACAGGAGGACACATTCAGACACAGCCAGGTTCACAAACCCAGACACACACTCAGACCAGGGAGCTTGACAGGAGCCATCAGAGAGGAAACACTAGCATCCAGTCACAGGAGTCCATCAGAGGCACTGAGGCCCACAGTCAAGACGGCTCTCAGTCGAGACAGGTTGTGACAGGAGGACACATTCAGACACAGGGAGGTGGCCCCCAGGCCGTGGAACAGGACAGGGGCCAGATTACAAGGCACACTGGGGCAGGAGAACAGGGCCAGCCCCAGAGGCAGTCAGGCAGTAGTCAAAGACAGACACAGGTGAGCAACTGCGAGGCAGGAGAGACAGTGCTGGGAGGGCAGGCCCAGACTGGGGCAAGCACTGTGACGGGCAGGCAGGACAGAAGCAGTACTCACCCACCATCCAGTGCGACAGGAGGCCAGGGAGAAAGAGATCCCACCGTGGTTCATCAGGAGTGGGTTGATGACCACACGAGGGAGACAGTGATCCGAAGGCAGGACCAGGGCAGCCTGCACGCTAGCGTCCCTTCAGCACAAGGCCGGGATGCAGCCCCGCCAGACGGGAAGCGAGGACTCACAGCCAGGGGACTGTATTCCTACTTCAAAAGCAGCAAGCCATGA